In a single window of the Mycobacterium sp. 050128 genome:
- a CDS encoding MCE family protein has translation MREMTERGPIKVGVIGTLVTATLVVGVLNYNKLPFINGTHDYSAYFGDAAGLRPDSAVEVAGLRVGKVSSIDLDGDQVLVKFHIDGDVQVGDRSEAAIKTKTVLGAKFVEVTPRGGGHQSIPIPIGRTTSPYQLADALGDLSTTVNGLNTNELSASLATLAQTFSETPPDVRAAVQGASRFADTIAQRDEQVRSLLSHASKVSRVLSERSDQIVNLVGDTNALLAALRSQSNALDTIAGNISAVSRQVHDFVAENRQTFKPALDKLNGVLKILEHRKASLQDAIKRLNTYSMTLGESISSGPFFKGYVSNILPGQFLQPFIDAAFSDLGLDPNVLAPSQLVDPQVGQPGTPGLPMPYPRTGQGGPPSMHLPDAITGNPGDLPCGPIGLVLPGPGCYPYREPLPAPAPGGPPPGPPADVRQAPTTPPVYVNDPLQRPADSSPPGSPAPAGGHQ, from the coding sequence ATGAGAGAGATGACGGAACGCGGCCCGATCAAGGTCGGCGTGATAGGAACCCTGGTCACCGCCACCCTGGTAGTGGGTGTGCTCAATTACAACAAGTTGCCCTTCATCAACGGGACACACGATTACTCAGCGTATTTCGGCGACGCCGCGGGCTTGCGTCCCGACTCGGCGGTCGAGGTCGCTGGCCTGCGCGTGGGCAAAGTCTCCAGCATCGACCTCGATGGCGACCAAGTGTTGGTGAAATTCCATATCGACGGCGATGTCCAGGTCGGCGATCGGTCCGAAGCCGCGATCAAGACAAAGACCGTTCTCGGCGCCAAATTCGTCGAAGTCACGCCCCGCGGCGGCGGGCATCAGTCGATCCCCATACCGATAGGCCGGACCACGTCGCCTTACCAGCTCGCGGACGCTCTGGGCGACCTGTCGACAACGGTCAACGGACTCAACACAAACGAGCTGTCCGCCTCGCTAGCGACCCTGGCTCAGACGTTTTCGGAAACTCCACCCGATGTGCGAGCCGCGGTGCAAGGCGCGTCCCGGTTCGCTGACACCATTGCCCAACGTGACGAGCAGGTGCGATCGTTGCTGTCGCACGCCAGCAAGGTCTCCCGGGTGTTGTCGGAACGCAGCGATCAAATCGTCAACCTCGTTGGCGACACCAACGCACTACTGGCAGCACTGCGCTCGCAAAGCAATGCCCTTGACACTATCGCCGGAAACATCTCGGCCGTCAGCCGACAGGTGCATGACTTCGTCGCCGAAAACCGGCAGACGTTCAAGCCCGCACTGGACAAACTCAACGGTGTACTGAAGATCCTTGAGCACCGCAAAGCGTCGTTACAAGACGCGATCAAGCGTCTCAACACCTATTCGATGACCCTGGGCGAATCGATTTCGTCTGGACCTTTTTTTAAAGGGTATGTGTCCAACATCTTGCCGGGGCAGTTCCTCCAGCCCTTCATTGATGCTGCCTTCTCCGACTTGGGCTTGGACCCCAATGTGCTTGCTCCGTCACAACTGGTGGATCCGCAAGTGGGCCAACCGGGGACGCCGGGGCTTCCGATGCCGTACCCGCGCACCGGCCAAGGCGGCCCACCTAGCATGCATCTGCCTGACGCCATCACCGGTAATCCGGGCGACCTACCTTGTGGTCCAATAGGATTGGTGTTACCCGGTCCCGGTTGCTACCCGTACCGCGAACCGCTGCCAGCGCCCGCGCCAGGCGGCCCGCCACCGGGACCACCCGCAGACGTCAGACAGGCGCCAACCACACCGCCGGTGTACGTCAACGATCCGCTTCAGCGCCCGGCCGACTCGTCACCACCGGGCAGCCCCGCGCCGGCAGGAGGGCACCAATGA
- a CDS encoding MCE family protein encodes MKDLLIATLWRLAIFTSVCLLGLIALLAVFAQLRFEPQRSFSAVFTNVGGLKSGSFVRIAGVEVGKVKTIKIQPDATARVDFKIEDSVALTGSSRAIIRYDNLYGDRYLQLEQGDGAASGHRLNPGATIPLSRTAPALDLDTLIGGFRPLFQALDPDQVNALSSQLILAFQGEGDTIGSLLAQTAVLTNTLADRDDLIGHVINNLDTVLGSFDDNNKQFAQAIDNIASLTQTLAGRKQDITNSVAYTNAASDSLAQLLQRSRPPIKKVVHETDRTSTLVLNDAAYLDDLINTLPDAYKMLGRQGLYGDWFAFYICEAILKVNGHGGQPVYIKLIGQPSGRCTPKS; translated from the coding sequence ATGAAAGATCTTCTCATAGCCACGCTTTGGCGTCTGGCGATCTTCACCTCCGTGTGTCTGCTGGGACTGATTGCGCTTCTTGCGGTCTTCGCGCAGCTCCGTTTCGAACCGCAGCGGAGCTTCAGTGCTGTATTCACGAATGTGGGGGGACTCAAGAGCGGCAGCTTCGTGCGAATCGCCGGAGTTGAAGTCGGGAAAGTAAAGACCATCAAAATTCAACCCGATGCGACAGCGCGCGTCGACTTCAAGATTGAAGACTCGGTGGCGCTCACCGGCAGCAGTCGGGCGATCATCCGTTACGACAACCTGTATGGCGATCGTTACCTGCAGTTGGAGCAGGGTGACGGTGCGGCCAGCGGCCACAGACTCAATCCCGGCGCGACGATTCCGTTGTCGCGCACCGCACCAGCGCTCGATCTGGACACGCTGATCGGCGGGTTTCGCCCGCTGTTCCAGGCGTTGGATCCTGACCAAGTCAATGCGCTGTCGTCACAACTGATCCTGGCATTCCAGGGAGAAGGTGACACCATCGGGTCACTCCTGGCACAGACCGCCGTATTGACGAATACTCTGGCCGACCGAGACGATTTGATCGGCCACGTCATCAATAACCTCGACACCGTCCTGGGGTCTTTTGATGATAACAACAAGCAGTTCGCCCAAGCGATCGACAACATCGCGTCTCTCACCCAGACATTAGCCGGACGCAAGCAAGACATCACCAACTCGGTCGCGTACACCAATGCCGCGTCGGACTCATTGGCTCAACTGCTCCAACGCTCGCGGCCCCCGATCAAAAAGGTCGTCCATGAAACCGACCGAACGTCCACGCTGGTACTCAATGATGCCGCCTATTTGGACGATCTCATCAACACACTTCCGGACGCCTACAAGATGCTGGGCCGCCAGGGTCTTTATGGAGACTGGTTCGCGTTCTACATTTGCGAGGCAATCCTGAAGGTGAACGGGCACGGCGGTCAGCCGGTCTACATCAAGCTGATCGGTCAGCCGTCGGGTCGGTGCACACCAAAATCATGA
- a CDS encoding MCE family protein, with protein sequence MRHNDTRPSERAWWMHPAWGTAALFIALVVVCLLTATLFSGAIRPHVDVTLRSDRAGLIMEPGGKVRMRGLEVGRVAKIGASPVQVELQIDPDMIRYIPANVGAQIKATTAFGAKYVDLIYPTDPSPQRLSAGQVLQSKNVTSEVNSVFENIVALLDKVDPTKLHGILTALAEGLRGQGGAIGDAASDANQVLLALNPRSETLRANWQAFKEFNDAYGAAAQDILTILNAATTTATTITDQAKTLDALLLNVIGFAHSGVNLLGPSKANLTHTLNALEPTTSLLLKYNPSLTCLLEGAKWFIDNGGALAEGGNGYSIMLDSGLAWGQDNYHYPDNLPIVGAKGGPGGKPGCGSLPDPTKQFPQRMLVTNTGWGTGNDIRINPGIGFPGWANYFPVTRAVPEPPSVRNLYGGPAPGPIPPYPGAPPYGAQQYGPNGTPLYPGLPPAPPPGALRDPGPTPGSEPFVPTAPAQVIPTPRAPAPSESVPPVDATPPAP encoded by the coding sequence ATGCGCCACAACGACACACGACCCAGCGAACGCGCGTGGTGGATGCACCCCGCCTGGGGTACGGCGGCACTGTTTATCGCACTCGTCGTCGTATGCCTGCTGACGGCAACTCTGTTCAGTGGCGCGATTCGCCCCCATGTGGATGTGACCCTGAGATCGGATCGCGCCGGGCTCATCATGGAACCCGGCGGAAAGGTGCGCATGCGCGGTCTGGAGGTCGGTCGCGTCGCGAAGATCGGCGCCAGCCCCGTCCAAGTGGAACTGCAGATCGATCCCGACATGATCCGATACATCCCCGCCAACGTCGGCGCACAGATCAAAGCGACGACTGCCTTCGGCGCAAAATATGTGGACCTGATCTATCCCACCGATCCATCCCCGCAGCGGCTGTCAGCCGGGCAGGTCCTGCAGTCGAAAAACGTGACAAGCGAAGTCAATTCGGTCTTTGAAAATATTGTTGCCTTGCTCGACAAAGTCGACCCGACCAAGCTTCACGGTATCCTCACCGCACTTGCCGAAGGCTTGCGCGGACAGGGTGGCGCGATTGGCGACGCCGCCAGCGACGCGAACCAAGTCCTGTTAGCGCTCAATCCCCGCAGTGAGACGTTGCGCGCCAACTGGCAGGCGTTCAAGGAATTCAACGACGCGTACGGCGCAGCGGCACAAGACATCTTGACAATTCTCAACGCTGCCACGACTACCGCGACGACGATCACCGATCAGGCGAAGACATTAGATGCCTTGCTGCTCAATGTTATCGGGTTCGCGCACAGCGGCGTCAACCTCTTGGGCCCGAGCAAGGCCAACCTAACTCACACGCTCAATGCTCTTGAACCGACCACCTCGCTGCTCTTGAAGTACAACCCGTCACTGACGTGTCTTCTGGAGGGAGCGAAATGGTTCATCGACAACGGTGGCGCACTTGCAGAAGGCGGTAACGGATACTCAATCATGCTGGACTCTGGATTGGCTTGGGGCCAAGACAACTACCATTATCCTGACAACCTGCCGATCGTGGGCGCCAAGGGGGGACCGGGCGGAAAGCCCGGCTGCGGATCGCTTCCCGACCCCACCAAACAATTCCCGCAGCGAATGTTGGTCACCAACACCGGATGGGGCACCGGCAACGATATTCGTATCAATCCGGGAATCGGCTTCCCCGGCTGGGCCAACTACTTCCCTGTGACGCGAGCAGTACCCGAACCTCCGAGTGTGCGCAATCTCTACGGCGGTCCCGCACCCGGACCGATTCCTCCTTACCCCGGCGCACCGCCCTACGGTGCCCAGCAGTACGGGCCGAACGGCACACCACTGTACCCCGGTCTGCCGCCAGCGCCGCCGCCCGGAGCGCTACGGGATCCGGGTCCGACCCCAGGATCGGAGCCGTTCGTTCCCACGGCCCCCGCACAGGTGATTCCGACCCCGCGAGCGCCGGCGCCTTCGGAGTCCGTACCCCCTGTGGACGCTACGCCGCCAGCACCATGA
- a CDS encoding ABC transporter permease produces MTVSIPSTRTPRMRKAAMGFIAGWNRIGEQTQFYGRTIVSIGNAVMHYRTEIATQIATMSLGTGALAVVGGTIVIVAFLTLSAGALIAVQGYNTLAGVGVEALTGFTSAYLNVRIIGPLVTGIGLAATVGAGATARLGAMRIAEEIDALEVMGVRAIAYLASTRVLAGIVVVVPLYCVAVLMSFVAARVGTTFIYGQSTGVYDHYFTTFLNPFDLLWSFLQAISMAIAVMVIHTYYGFNASGGPAGVGEAVGRAVRASLIVVVLVTLVISLSVYGQSGNFHLSA; encoded by the coding sequence CTGACCGTGAGCATCCCGAGCACACGCACGCCTCGAATGCGGAAGGCCGCGATGGGGTTCATCGCTGGCTGGAACCGCATCGGCGAACAGACTCAGTTCTACGGTAGGACCATTGTCTCCATCGGGAACGCGGTCATGCACTACCGCACTGAAATCGCCACCCAGATCGCCACTATGAGCCTAGGGACGGGGGCGCTAGCCGTCGTGGGTGGCACGATCGTGATCGTCGCCTTCCTGACCCTGTCGGCCGGTGCCCTCATCGCCGTCCAGGGTTACAACACGCTGGCCGGCGTCGGAGTTGAGGCGTTGACCGGCTTCACTTCGGCGTACCTCAACGTGCGCATCATCGGACCGCTTGTAACCGGCATCGGGTTGGCCGCCACGGTGGGGGCCGGCGCGACCGCCAGGCTCGGTGCGATGCGTATCGCGGAGGAAATCGATGCACTGGAGGTCATGGGAGTCCGTGCTATCGCCTATCTGGCCTCGACGCGCGTGCTGGCCGGCATAGTCGTGGTCGTGCCGCTCTACTGCGTCGCGGTGCTGATGTCGTTCGTCGCAGCTCGTGTCGGTACGACCTTCATTTACGGGCAGTCCACTGGCGTCTACGACCACTACTTCACAACCTTTCTCAACCCCTTCGACCTTTTGTGGTCCTTCTTGCAAGCCATCTCGATGGCCATAGCCGTCATGGTGATTCACACCTACTACGGATTCAACGCCTCGGGTGGACCTGCTGGCGTCGGCGAAGCCGTAGGGCGTGCCGTGCGTGCCTCACTGATCGTCGTGGTGCTCGTGACCCTGGTTATCTCGCTGTCCGTCTACGGGCAGTCTGGCAACTTCCACCTGTCTGCGTAG
- a CDS encoding MlaE family ABC transporter permease, with the protein MTLDRKEQSLATIDALAKPMRSVGGFFATAVDTLMLAPRPPYAWREFIFQMWFVARVSIFPTIMLSIPFTVLSVFIFNILLVEFGAADYAGSGAAFGAVTQIGPLVTVLVVAGAAATAMCADLGARTIREELDAMRVMGINPLQALVVPRVLATVMVALLLNSVVSVVGIVGGFFFSVFVQHVTPGAFVAGMTLFTGLPEVVISLTKAGLFGLVAALIGCYKGISVGGGPAGVGTAVNETVIFSFMALFVINVIVTAVGVKATI; encoded by the coding sequence ATGACTCTCGACCGAAAGGAGCAGTCCTTGGCCACCATTGACGCGCTTGCTAAGCCCATGCGGTCGGTCGGCGGGTTTTTTGCTACCGCCGTCGACACGCTGATGCTCGCTCCGCGCCCGCCCTATGCGTGGCGTGAATTTATCTTTCAGATGTGGTTCGTGGCCCGCGTATCCATCTTTCCAACAATCATGCTGTCGATCCCGTTCACGGTTCTCTCAGTCTTCATCTTCAACATTCTGCTTGTCGAGTTCGGCGCAGCCGACTACGCGGGGAGCGGGGCAGCCTTTGGAGCAGTCACCCAGATCGGCCCGCTTGTAACGGTTCTCGTCGTCGCGGGCGCCGCGGCCACCGCCATGTGCGCCGATCTCGGCGCACGCACAATCCGCGAGGAACTCGACGCTATGCGCGTAATGGGCATCAACCCGCTCCAGGCGCTCGTCGTACCGCGTGTGCTCGCCACCGTTATGGTTGCGCTGCTGCTCAATTCGGTGGTCTCGGTCGTTGGCATCGTCGGCGGGTTCTTCTTCTCAGTCTTCGTCCAACACGTCACCCCTGGGGCATTCGTCGCCGGCATGACCCTGTTCACCGGGCTGCCCGAGGTAGTTATCTCATTGACAAAAGCGGGACTGTTCGGCCTCGTCGCGGCGCTCATCGGCTGCTACAAAGGTATTTCTGTGGGCGGTGGTCCCGCCGGTGTCGGCACCGCGGTCAATGAGACGGTGATCTTCTCGTTCATGGCGCTGTTCGTCATCAACGTGATCGTCACCGCCGTGGGTGTCAAGGCGACGATCTGA
- a CDS encoding mammalian cell entry protein has product MSVLIMIAVIAVIAAVGGWLGFQAYESWQTQRQHVRLLDAGKDAAVKLTTISYADADADVQRILDSATGRFSDDFRTRSQPFVAMVKQIRSTTVGTIAQAGIESVDNDKARILVAVTVKTTLAAGGEQPVRVWRMRIDVQKIGNETKVSNVEFVA; this is encoded by the coding sequence GTGTCCGTGCTGATCATGATCGCAGTGATCGCAGTGATCGCGGCGGTAGGCGGCTGGTTGGGGTTCCAGGCATACGAGAGTTGGCAGACCCAAAGGCAACACGTGAGATTGCTTGATGCTGGCAAGGATGCAGCGGTCAAGCTGACGACGATCAGCTACGCTGATGCTGACGCCGATGTGCAGCGAATCTTGGATTCGGCGACAGGTCGGTTCTCTGATGACTTCCGGACACGATCACAACCGTTCGTCGCCATGGTCAAGCAGATTCGGTCCACGACGGTGGGCACTATCGCGCAGGCGGGGATTGAATCTGTCGACAACGACAAAGCCCGGATCTTGGTAGCGGTGACGGTAAAGACGACGCTGGCCGCCGGCGGCGAACAGCCAGTGCGCGTTTGGCGGATGCGTATCGACGTGCAGAAGATCGGTAACGAGACGAAGGTGTCGAATGTCGAGTTCGTAGCGTGA
- a CDS encoding TetR/AcrR family transcriptional regulator: MNCGYHHGDLSRELVDVAVELIDREGFASFSIAEACRRLNVSTAAPYRHFTDRTDLLAAIAIRCVEMLAEHVAVSSTICPDPVERLARSVSGYVMFAARHPALFDVVFSGRILIGSNPQMAEAMRPVVESFVVPTYEIPGITDHDATSLVITAGAIAHGYGAFTATGSFDTVDDTGAFVAQVAAEVVQALVRGRDEFLGRLDELPIIVAGKPFQAWVDIVGARLPRMGVDAISE; encoded by the coding sequence ATGAACTGCGGCTACCATCATGGCGACCTGAGTCGGGAGCTAGTCGACGTTGCAGTCGAACTCATCGACCGGGAGGGATTTGCATCCTTTTCCATCGCCGAAGCATGTCGCAGACTGAACGTCAGCACCGCTGCACCATATCGACATTTCACGGACCGAACGGACCTCCTAGCCGCGATAGCCATTCGGTGTGTCGAAATGCTAGCCGAACACGTTGCGGTGAGCAGCACGATATGCCCGGACCCCGTCGAGCGGCTGGCTCGTTCGGTGAGTGGTTACGTTATGTTTGCCGCGCGGCACCCGGCCCTCTTCGATGTTGTCTTCAGTGGAAGGATTCTCATCGGATCGAATCCCCAGATGGCAGAGGCCATGCGTCCGGTCGTCGAGTCCTTCGTCGTCCCGACCTATGAGATACCTGGCATCACTGATCACGACGCGACGAGTCTAGTAATCACTGCTGGCGCGATCGCACACGGATACGGTGCCTTCACGGCAACCGGGAGCTTCGACACGGTGGACGACACGGGCGCATTCGTAGCGCAGGTGGCCGCAGAGGTCGTTCAGGCGTTGGTGCGCGGGCGCGACGAATTCCTCGGACGGCTCGACGAACTACCGATCATTGTGGCCGGAAAGCCATTTCAGGCATGGGTTGACATCGTCGGCGCAAGACTCCCCCGCATGGGCGTCGATGCAATCAGCGAATAA
- a CDS encoding helix-turn-helix domain-containing protein, producing MAYTDKPLVRSLQRGLRIINVVAESGPLRAKPVARCVGLPLPTAYHLLRTLVHDGYLARLDDGSYVLGGRLDWTALPMSNVEGQSLFAAASGD from the coding sequence GTGGCGTACACCGACAAGCCGCTGGTTCGATCGCTGCAGCGTGGGTTGCGAATTATCAACGTCGTCGCCGAAAGCGGGCCGCTTCGTGCTAAACCCGTCGCGCGCTGCGTGGGTCTCCCGTTGCCCACGGCCTACCATTTGCTCCGGACCCTGGTCCACGATGGCTACCTCGCCCGGCTTGACGACGGTTCCTATGTGCTCGGAGGTCGTTTGGACTGGACGGCGCTTCCGATGTCCAACGTGGAGGGGCAGTCCCTGTTCGCCGCTGCGAGCGGAGATTGA
- a CDS encoding IclR family transcriptional regulator encodes MDASMGPTLIQSLQRGMRFIETIAERGPLTAKSISDSTGIVLPTAYHLLRTLIHEGYLCRSEAGCYALGPQFMSVAQLEGRARDYRLVREAMAQLSGATRSHVLIGRLNHGEVKVWSVIEHPCAPRIECWPGMRLPGHATAIGKSILSRMPDAERDDYFRRNPLNACTSHTVTNLSRLEGGWADGLLSTSEQEFCYGVACAATPMVDVDWLASVGISYAANRSRRARAELDEHLLRAAAVISNLLCHSQVNQQFVA; translated from the coding sequence ATGGACGCGTCGATGGGGCCCACGCTGATTCAAAGTCTTCAGCGAGGCATGAGGTTCATTGAAACCATCGCAGAGCGTGGTCCGCTCACTGCGAAGTCGATCAGCGATTCAACGGGAATCGTGCTCCCCACCGCTTATCATCTGCTGCGCACTCTGATTCATGAGGGCTATCTGTGTCGCTCGGAGGCCGGATGCTACGCGTTGGGTCCCCAGTTCATGTCTGTCGCGCAACTCGAGGGCCGCGCTCGCGACTACCGTCTGGTTCGAGAGGCGATGGCACAGCTGTCGGGCGCGACCCGGTCCCACGTCCTGATCGGGCGTCTGAACCACGGCGAAGTCAAGGTATGGAGCGTCATCGAGCATCCTTGTGCCCCGCGCATCGAGTGCTGGCCAGGAATGAGGCTGCCGGGTCACGCTACTGCGATCGGGAAGAGCATTTTGTCTAGAATGCCGGACGCTGAACGCGACGACTATTTCCGGCGGAACCCTCTGAACGCCTGCACGTCTCACACTGTAACGAACCTATCTCGTTTGGAGGGCGGGTGGGCAGACGGCCTCTTGTCAACCAGCGAGCAGGAATTCTGCTATGGGGTCGCCTGTGCGGCCACGCCGATGGTCGACGTCGATTGGCTGGCGTCGGTGGGCATCTCGTATGCAGCGAATCGGTCCCGACGCGCGCGGGCCGAGCTCGATGAGCATCTGTTGCGAGCCGCGGCGGTGATTTCAAACCTGTTGTGCCATAGCCAAGTTAATCAGCAGTTCGTCGCCTAG
- a CDS encoding acyl-CoA dehydrogenase family protein, translating into MPVLSAVERAALGASVRAACGRLLSEERLRYIIDDAGADDRGFDRELWRALCQQVGVASVAVSEGYGVYGYGVTEQAAIAHELGRVLAPVPFLSSAVLATALLAAGGDPANLLADVSAGNCTAAVAVRTRQGRLDRMAATPAATCNGSLWRLSGSVRHVLGAASAAYILVVADNDGQPEIFVVDRDQPNVVVAAERVLDATRPMASVTFDAAAAQRLTPNRAVVEVVDDSLLRTIAVLTAEQVGATERVLQNAVQYARTRRQFDRAIGSFQAVKHRCADMLVDLELARSASMAAVQAVDEANPDATWRTSMAKAICSEALRNAAHANLQIHGGIGFTWEHAAGLYVKRARTDEVLFGRPAEHWNLLADAAALVAETQDDERGANDVLAESR; encoded by the coding sequence ATGCCAGTACTTTCCGCCGTTGAACGAGCCGCGCTAGGGGCATCCGTACGCGCCGCATGCGGACGGCTGCTTTCCGAGGAGCGGCTGCGCTACATCATCGACGACGCCGGTGCCGACGATCGAGGCTTCGACCGTGAACTGTGGCGTGCACTGTGCCAACAGGTCGGCGTGGCCTCGGTCGCCGTGTCAGAGGGCTACGGCGTGTATGGATACGGCGTAACGGAACAAGCCGCGATCGCGCACGAACTGGGCCGTGTCCTGGCGCCCGTTCCGTTCCTGTCCTCCGCAGTGTTGGCCACGGCACTGCTCGCCGCAGGCGGAGATCCAGCCAACCTCCTCGCGGATGTGAGTGCCGGAAACTGCACTGCAGCAGTCGCCGTGCGAACCCGGCAGGGACGGCTGGATCGGATGGCGGCGACACCCGCGGCCACTTGCAACGGGTCGCTCTGGCGGTTGTCGGGATCGGTGCGCCACGTCCTCGGTGCAGCCAGCGCCGCGTACATCCTCGTCGTAGCAGACAACGACGGGCAGCCAGAGATTTTCGTCGTGGACCGCGATCAGCCGAATGTGGTCGTTGCGGCAGAGCGCGTCTTGGACGCCACCCGCCCGATGGCGTCGGTCACGTTCGACGCCGCAGCGGCCCAACGCCTGACCCCCAATCGCGCGGTAGTGGAGGTAGTCGACGACAGCTTGCTGCGCACTATTGCCGTGCTCACCGCTGAGCAGGTGGGCGCGACCGAACGGGTACTGCAGAACGCCGTCCAATATGCGCGTACCCGAAGGCAATTCGATCGAGCCATCGGATCGTTTCAAGCCGTCAAGCATCGGTGCGCGGACATGTTGGTGGATCTAGAGCTGGCACGCTCGGCGTCGATGGCCGCCGTGCAGGCTGTGGACGAAGCAAATCCCGACGCGACGTGGCGGACCAGCATGGCGAAGGCGATCTGCTCGGAAGCGCTGCGCAACGCTGCGCACGCCAACCTGCAGATCCACGGCGGCATCGGGTTCACCTGGGAGCATGCCGCAGGTCTGTACGTGAAGCGGGCGCGTACCGATGAAGTGCTGTTCGGCCGCCCCGCGGAGCACTGGAACTTGCTGGCCGACGCAGCTGCGCTCGTCGCGGAAACACAGGACGACGAACGGGGTGCCAACGATGTGCTTGCCGAGTCACGATGA
- a CDS encoding acyl-CoA dehydrogenase family protein codes for MCLPSHDDDIDAAATGCAATQAKTAVITRDQLRAFLRSAPKPRGLRDYGPTPAADDVEPGSQWHAYLAGHHYTCLHWPREFGGIDAPVTFQAMFAEECAHADVPRQFSIFGPDLVGPVLIKSGSDEQKATYLEPIRTGAHIWCQLFSEPEAGSDLASLRTRAVPTGTGWRIDGQKVWSSGAAAADFGILLARTDNDKHGGLSMFIAPMNTLGITVRPLRQIDGESKFNEVFFDAVELPGESLVGRRGQGWALALAMLGRERLTLGTHAVAMFRRHSALLIAARERGVLDPVLARSMTRLWARMWLLRYTWQRAVESGDVTSPEFSVLKLVTSETDRDLSDLATDVLGEDVCADPGDDDLVRHMLVGRAQTILGGTSEIQRNILAERVLCLPKEPH; via the coding sequence ATGTGCTTGCCGAGTCACGATGACGATATCGACGCTGCCGCGACCGGGTGTGCGGCGACGCAGGCAAAGACGGCGGTGATCACCCGTGACCAGCTGCGTGCGTTTCTACGGTCGGCGCCGAAACCACGGGGGTTGCGCGACTATGGGCCCACCCCTGCCGCCGACGACGTCGAGCCGGGTTCGCAGTGGCACGCGTACCTCGCCGGGCACCACTACACGTGTCTGCACTGGCCGCGCGAGTTCGGCGGAATTGATGCGCCGGTGACATTCCAGGCGATGTTCGCCGAGGAATGCGCCCACGCCGACGTTCCGCGGCAGTTCAGCATTTTCGGGCCGGACTTGGTCGGACCGGTGCTGATCAAGTCCGGCTCCGACGAGCAGAAGGCCACCTATCTGGAACCGATCCGCACCGGGGCGCACATCTGGTGCCAGTTGTTCTCCGAGCCGGAAGCGGGATCGGACCTCGCCTCGCTTCGCACGCGCGCGGTACCGACCGGGACGGGATGGCGGATCGACGGCCAGAAGGTCTGGAGCTCGGGCGCCGCTGCAGCAGACTTCGGAATCCTGTTGGCGCGCACTGATAATGACAAGCACGGTGGCTTGTCGATGTTCATCGCTCCGATGAACACGCTGGGCATCACTGTACGACCGCTGCGCCAGATCGACGGCGAGTCGAAGTTCAATGAGGTGTTTTTCGACGCAGTCGAGCTTCCTGGCGAATCGCTCGTCGGCCGACGAGGACAGGGGTGGGCATTGGCGCTCGCGATGCTCGGCCGCGAGCGACTGACGCTCGGTACGCACGCCGTAGCAATGTTCCGGAGGCACAGCGCTCTGCTCATCGCGGCGCGTGAGCGCGGCGTGCTGGACCCGGTGCTCGCCCGCTCGATGACGCGGCTCTGGGCGCGAATGTGGTTGCTGCGCTACACCTGGCAGCGTGCAGTCGAGTCAGGGGACGTGACCTCTCCGGAGTTCTCGGTACTCAAGCTCGTCACCTCCGAGACCGACCGCGACCTGTCCGACCTGGCCACCGACGTGCTGGGTGAGGACGTGTGTGCCGACCCCGGAGACGACGATCTCGTACGGCACATGCTCGTCGGTCGCGCGCAGACCATCCTGGGCGGCACGAGCGAGATTCAACGCAACATCCTGGCCGAGCGCGTGCTGTGCTTACCCAAGGAACCGCATTGA